In Flavobacteriales bacterium, the sequence GAATAATTCAGAATTGTTATAGTAGAGGTGCTGTAACAGCGACTGGGGCTGGACATGTTTATTTAGGAGGTTTTGCAGGAAGTAATAACTTTCAGGGAGAGCTAGTCAATTGCTATGCTACTGGATACGTTTCTGCTCCCCACACCTCTTTTACAGATATAGGAGGTTTTGTAGGAGATAATAACACTTCAGCGCCTCAAAGTTATCGAGGAGTTGTTACAGATTGTTATTGGGATAATATGACTAGTGGAATGTCTGTTTCTGATGGAGCTACCGGAGAGTCAACCTCAAACATGAAACAACAATCAACCTATACGAACTGGGACTTTAATAGTGTATGGACGATAAATGAAAGTTTTAATAATGGTTATCCATATTTAAATTTATACACTGTTGGTATAAAGCAAAATGAGTTGGCAGCCTTTAATGTCTACCCTAATCCAGTTAAAGATAGACTTGTTGTTGATGCTGAAACAGATGTCTATAAAATTTCTATTGTTGATTTAAGAGGGAGCGTAGTACTTCAAAATATTGACGTAAATGTGTCGTATATCGATGTTTCGAATTTAATACCAGGAGTTTATTTAGTTCAAATTAATGATCAACAATTAACAAAGAAAATAATTAAACAATAAAAAATAAGAATTATGAAAACAATATTAAAATTGGTTATAGTATTAAGTGGAGTGTTTTTTTATACTAAGCTTGTTGCACAAACTCCAGAGGGAATCAACTATCAAGCAGTTCTAAGGGATGTTTCTGGGAGCCTGATGGTCAATCAAAATGTTGATGTTATTTTTAGTGTCAGCCAATCTTCTGTAGGGGGGACAGTAGTATATCGTGAGACTCAAGCATTAGTAACTAACGCTTATGGTGGATTTTCAGCGGTTATTGGCCATGGTGTAGCAACAAGTGGCATTTTTGCATCTATTGATTGGTCTGTTGATGAATACTTTTTAACTGTGAACGTTGACGGTAATGATGTGGGGTCATCTCAATTGATGAGCGTACCTTATGCTCTACATGCTAAAACAGCGGAGCAGGTAAAAAATTCAATTTGGAAAACGAAGAATTCGAATGGAGATTACTATACGATGGGAAAATCGGTAGTTATAGGTGATTCTAGTGCACATGCTCAAGTGTTTACAGTTAGGACGGAGAGACTTTCTGCGGGAGAAATGATGGATTTTAGGGTGGATACTATGTTTGTAGGAAACGATATTCTGAATTTGGAAACAGGAGTAGAGACCCCTAATAACTCACAATTTATAGAGTGTAATAAAGGAGGGCTTAAGTTTTCTGTTAATACAGATGGTTCGGTTTATTCAAAAAAGCAAATAAAAACAGATAGCTCCCTTATTGTAAATGATGAAGTAAATAGATCGAATACCGGGAGTGCTAACTTAATTCCTATTGCTTATGGGAATGTTGATGATAGTGGGACAATTAATTCTGGAACGGGCAACTTTAGTGTAACAAAAAATAGTATAGGTAACTACAGTATCAGTATTGTAGGAGAAAGTTTCTTTTACCCTAATTACTCTGTTTCTCTATCAATTGTCTCGAGTGTAGCAGGTTTTATTAGTGTGAGTAGTAGTGGTGGAAATATGATTGTTTTGACAAAAGATATTTCAGGAGCTGCTGCAGATAAGAATTTTTCATTCATTGTTTATAAAAACTAAATATGAAAGAGCTATTATTCTGTTTTATGGCTTTGGGAGCTTTAGTCATAAAAGCGCAATATGTCGAGCGATATGCGATAGGTAATGCAGGAAGTACAATTGAAGGACGAGGAGTGATCCTTTCATCAACCGTTGGGGAGTCACTTGTTGAAGCCCATTCTACAGGGAGCTTTATTTTACTTCAAGGTTACCAACAAGCCGAGGCAACTTTCTCATCTGTTAATAATAGGGAGGTTAATGTCGATTTTCGATTATATCCTAATCCAACAAAAGCTGTTGCAAAGTTGGAGCTCAATTCGAAGAATGAAAGGATCGATGGTCTTGTTTCAGTTTATGCGCTTAATGGTCAACTTATATCTTCGGAGAATATTAATTGTTATGGAAGTTGTACTGCTAAATTGGATTTAACCCAGTTGAAATCTGGAGGGTATATTGTTAAAATCTTGAATGCTAATTTTGAGGTTGTAGCATCTATTCCATTAATTAAAGAGTAGGTTTTATTTTGATAAAAAAAGGAAGGAAGAATATTTTTTTTTCTTCCTTTTTTTAGGATTAGTTGTTTAGTGTTGATTAATTTTTCAAAAGACGATAGAATAATCTAAAGTAAGACTATCTTTGTAGGCTCTTGAAAACAAAGACGAATATATTAAACAAAATAAACGAGCCTAAAGATCTAAAACCTTTGTCTGTTGCTGAATGCGTTGATGTTTGTGCAGAGATTAGGGCGTTAATTATAGAGCAGTTGTCCCAAACACCAGGCCACTTCAGCGCTAGCTTAGGTGTTGTGGAGCTAACAGTGGCAATACATCAAATTTTTGATACGCCAAACGATCAATTAGTCTGGGATGTTGGTCATCAGGCTTATGCACACAAAATGTTAACGGGAAGGAAAGATGCTTTTGCTTCATTGAGAATGTATAAAGGACTTTCAGGTTTTCCTAAACGATCAGAAAGTCATTTTGATGATTTTGGAACGGGACATTCCTCGACTTCAATAAGTGCTGTTTTGGGCATGGCAATAGCCTCTAAGTTAGATGGACAATTAGATCGTCAACATATAGCCGTAATTGGAGATGGAGCACTAACAGCAGGTATGGCTTATGAGGCTTTGAATAATGCTGTTGAGACAGGGGCGAATGTGTTGATTATTGTCAATGATAACCAACAATCTATTGATGAAAATGTAGGAGCTTTAGAGAAGCACTTGAAAGGGATTGATGAAAAGGGGAATGTTTTTACCAACTTAGGAATAAGTTATTTTGGTCAGGTTGATGGAAATGATTATTCCGCGATTCATGAGGCTTTATTAGCTCAAAAAGCACATACAGGAGTAAGGGTTTTACATTGTAAAACAGTGAAAGGAAAAGGTTATGCTCCAGCTGAAGAGGGAGATCCAGCTACTTGGCATGCACCAGGAAAATTTCATCCAGAAACAGGGGAGCGCTTTAAAGGTGAAACAACTAAAGCAAAGAAATATCAAGATGTTTTTGGGGAAGAATTGGTTAAGCTAGGAAAGTTAAATAAGGATATTGTTGCAATAACACCTGCGATGACCAGTGGTTCTTCTTTGCATTTTTTTAAAAAGCAGTTTCCTGAACGTTTTTTTGACGTCGGTATAGCAGAGCAACACGCAGTTACTTTTGCAGCAGGGTTAGCTGCTAATGGAAAGGTCCCGTTTTGTGTCATTTATTCTACATTTCTTCAACGAGCTTACGATCAATTAATTCACGATGTTGCCATTCAGAATTTGCCGGTTATTTTTTGCGTAGACCGTGCAGGTTTGGTTGGTGAAGATGGAACAACACACCATGGGGTGTTAGATATTTCTTTTTTAAGGAGTGTTCCCAATTTAGTTATTCTTTCTCCAAGAGATCAGCAAGAGCTAATTAACGCATTGCATTGGGCTGTTGAGCATGCCCAACAACCTATTGTCATTCGTTACCCGAGAGGAAAAGGGGAGTTAGAAGTTTTACAAGAGCCCCAACCTTTAATAAAAGGAAAGGGAGAACAATTGGTAAAAGGGAAAGGTGTTGCTGTAATTTCTGTAGGAAAAATGGCGCAGGAAGTTTCAAAAGCAATAGCAATGCTAAACGAGGGGGCTGTCTACCCATCACATTATGATGCTCGATTTATTAAACCTATAGATACTCTATTGTTAAAGCATATTTCAGAAAACTATCAAGCATTAGTTGTGGTAGAAGATGGTGTTTTAGCGGGAGGAATGGGGAGTGCAATTATAGAGTATTTAAGTACTATTAATTCAAAATTGATGGTAAAGCGTTTAGGGATTTCAGATGTTTTTGTTGACCATGGTAGTGTGTCAGATCTCTACCAGGAGGTGGGAATTGATGCAGCTTCAATACATCAGACGATTGTTGAACTCTATTCTTGAGGCTTGTGTGTAGGGTTTTCTAAATATTTATATCGAACTCTAGCAGATACTAGCGTTAAAATCCTTACTTTTGCGTGTAAATTAATTTTTATATGATTTACTCAATGACAGGTTACGGTAAGGCAGAAAGCAATATCGGAACAAAAAAAGTAACTGTTGAAATAAAATCTGTAAACAGTAAAACTTTTGACTGTAACCTCAGAACGCCTAGTTTTTTCAGAGAAAAAGAAATGGAAATACGTTCTTTGTTGGCTAAGGAATTAATCAGAGGGAAAATAGAAGTCAATGTAAATTATACAACGCTCGAAACCGAACAAAAACACTTTGTAAACAAAGGACTTGTACAGCGTTATTATCAAGACTTATTAGAAGTTGTTAATGAAGCAGAGTTGAGCAATAAAGACAAAATAGATTTTTTATCTATTGTGATGAAGATGCCAGAAGTAATGCGTTCAGAGAAAGAGGCATTATCAAAAGAAAATGCGCAAAGCTATATTGAATTAGTCTCAAGTGCAATTGAGCAATTTCTTGCATTTAGAAAAGAAGAGGGAGTTTCTCTACAAAATGATATCTTTTCAAATATTCACAAAATAACAGAGTTGTTGACTAAAGTCGAGC encodes:
- a CDS encoding T9SS type A sorting domain-containing protein; this encodes MKELLFCFMALGALVIKAQYVERYAIGNAGSTIEGRGVILSSTVGESLVEAHSTGSFILLQGYQQAEATFSSVNNREVNVDFRLYPNPTKAVAKLELNSKNERIDGLVSVYALNGQLISSENINCYGSCTAKLDLTQLKSGGYIVKILNANFEVVASIPLIKE
- a CDS encoding 1-deoxy-D-xylulose-5-phosphate synthase; this encodes MKTKTNILNKINEPKDLKPLSVAECVDVCAEIRALIIEQLSQTPGHFSASLGVVELTVAIHQIFDTPNDQLVWDVGHQAYAHKMLTGRKDAFASLRMYKGLSGFPKRSESHFDDFGTGHSSTSISAVLGMAIASKLDGQLDRQHIAVIGDGALTAGMAYEALNNAVETGANVLIIVNDNQQSIDENVGALEKHLKGIDEKGNVFTNLGISYFGQVDGNDYSAIHEALLAQKAHTGVRVLHCKTVKGKGYAPAEEGDPATWHAPGKFHPETGERFKGETTKAKKYQDVFGEELVKLGKLNKDIVAITPAMTSGSSLHFFKKQFPERFFDVGIAEQHAVTFAAGLAANGKVPFCVIYSTFLQRAYDQLIHDVAIQNLPVIFCVDRAGLVGEDGTTHHGVLDISFLRSVPNLVILSPRDQQELINALHWAVEHAQQPIVIRYPRGKGELEVLQEPQPLIKGKGEQLVKGKGVAVISVGKMAQEVSKAIAMLNEGAVYPSHYDARFIKPIDTLLLKHISENYQALVVVEDGVLAGGMGSAIIEYLSTINSKLMVKRLGISDVFVDHGSVSDLYQEVGIDAASIHQTIVELYS
- a CDS encoding YicC family protein; translation: MTGYGKAESNIGTKKVTVEIKSVNSKTFDCNLRTPSFFREKEMEIRSLLAKELIRGKIEVNVNYTTLETEQKHFVNKGLVQRYYQDLLEVVNEAELSNKDKIDFLSIVMKMPEVMRSEKEALSKENAQSYIELVSSAIEQFLAFRKEEGVSLQNDIFSNIHKITELLTKVEPYEQERIEIVKERIKKNLEALVDKPNIDENRYHQELIYYIEKLDISEEKVRLKAHCEHFLKTANGEELGKGKKLGFITQEIGREINTLGSKANHAEMQKIVVLMKDALEKIKEQILNVL